A region from the Helicoverpa armigera isolate CAAS_96S chromosome 6, ASM3070526v1, whole genome shotgun sequence genome encodes:
- the LOC126054890 gene encoding uncharacterized protein LOC126054890, giving the protein MPPATPHIPTELPMPEHNIWNLPSTSKQIVTGAPSQDAHMPPATPHIPTELPMPEHNIWDLPSTSKQIITAAPPNACVIAAEHNYCSKHGIQQRRKLKRETK; this is encoded by the exons atgcctcctgcaactccacatataccaactgaacttcctatgcctgaacataatatatggaatctgccttctacatcaaagcaaatagtcactg gtgctccatcacaagatgctcatatgcctcctgcaactccacatataccaactgaacttcctatgcctgaacataatatatgggatctgccttctacatcaaagcaaataatcactg ctgcacctcccaatgcgtgtgttatagcagcagaacataattattgcagtaaacatgGTATACAACAAAGACGGAAACTTAAAAGGGAGACAAAGTAA